From one bacterium genomic stretch:
- a CDS encoding NAD(P)/FAD-dependent oxidoreductase, giving the protein MKKIQSFRIPYSKEPHLTPLVADFLGIPPSQIEQIRILKRSLDARSRQLHWEYSLEVYFKGEKVEEIIYPFKKVSFKGDPPLIIGAGPAGLFAAWTFLKHGITPVLLEQGDRTHERMRKISLYWRKGVLDTASNVCNGEGGAGTFSDGKLITRIKSPLIPHVMQALVEYGAPAEITYAYNPHVGSNLIREVIRRMSDDLIKQGGDLRFNTAVLGLELTDKAVTGVKLSNGKTVKGTGLVLACGHSAGSFFKTLKEQGVFFEPKSFALGLRIEHPQQYINQWQYGEASVDETAQYKLTSYWDQEKVGVYSFCMCPGGYVISSTTDPGTIVVNGMSNYHRNSPFANAAIVCSVDTARVEGDDPFKMMGFQREIEKNVFNLSDGRKIPAQRLEDFLNGKKGAIGASSCPSGVVAADLSQVLPGWIYNYLSKAFLDFEKRRPGFLYGDAMLHAVESRTSSPVRITRNPDTFESVSTQGLFPCGEGPGYAGGITSAAVDGIKAALAWITKFCNN; this is encoded by the coding sequence ATGAAAAAAATTCAATCCTTTCGTATTCCGTATTCAAAAGAACCTCACTTAACGCCGCTTGTGGCCGATTTTTTAGGGATTCCTCCGTCACAGATCGAACAAATCCGTATTTTAAAGCGAAGTCTCGATGCCCGGAGCCGTCAGCTCCATTGGGAATACTCGCTCGAAGTGTATTTTAAAGGAGAAAAGGTGGAGGAAATCATCTATCCCTTTAAAAAAGTGAGTTTTAAGGGCGATCCGCCACTTATTATTGGTGCTGGACCTGCCGGTCTTTTTGCGGCCTGGACTTTTTTAAAACACGGGATCACACCTGTTTTACTGGAGCAGGGCGATCGAACGCATGAGCGCATGCGTAAAATTAGTCTCTATTGGCGTAAAGGTGTTTTAGATACAGCCAGTAACGTGTGTAATGGCGAGGGCGGCGCCGGAACGTTTAGTGATGGTAAGCTGATCACGCGCATTAAAAGTCCGCTTATTCCACACGTGATGCAGGCCTTGGTGGAATATGGCGCCCCGGCCGAAATTACCTATGCCTATAACCCTCATGTAGGGAGTAATCTTATCCGTGAAGTAATTCGCCGGATGAGTGATGATTTAATTAAACAAGGTGGCGACTTGCGTTTTAACACGGCAGTGTTGGGGTTAGAACTTACAGATAAAGCTGTTACGGGGGTTAAGCTAAGTAATGGTAAAACTGTAAAAGGCACAGGCTTAGTGTTGGCTTGTGGCCATAGCGCGGGCTCTTTTTTTAAAACACTCAAAGAGCAGGGCGTATTTTTTGAGCCCAAATCATTTGCTTTAGGCCTTCGTATTGAACACCCACAACAGTATATCAATCAATGGCAATATGGTGAGGCGAGCGTAGATGAAACAGCGCAGTACAAGCTCACTTCGTATTGGGATCAAGAAAAAGTAGGTGTGTATAGTTTTTGTATGTGCCCTGGTGGTTATGTGATTTCGAGCACCACCGACCCGGGTACAATTGTTGTAAACGGAATGAGTAATTATCATCGCAATTCGCCTTTTGCCAATGCGGCTATCGTGTGCAGTGTCGATACTGCTCGTGTGGAAGGGGATGATCCGTTTAAAATGATGGGTTTTCAGCGGGAGATTGAAAAGAATGTTTTTAATTTAAGCGATGGGCGCAAAATTCCAGCGCAACGTTTGGAAGATTTTTTAAACGGAAAGAAAGGCGCTATAGGCGCATCCAGTTGTCCCTCCGGAGTGGTTGCGGCTGATTTAAGCCAAGTGTTGCCTGGCTGGATTTACAATTATTTGTCTAAAGCTTTTCTCGATTTTGAAAAACGCCGCCCCGGATTTTTGTATGGCGATGCCATGCTGCATGCTGTGGAATCCCGAACCTCGTCCCCCGTGCGTATCACGCGCAATCCCGATACATTTGAAAGTGTGAGCACACAAGGTTTATTTCCCTGCGGCGAAGGGCCTGGTTACGCGGGTGGTATCACAAGTGCTGCCGTAGATGGTATAAAAGCGGCTTTGGCCTGGATTACAAAGTTTTGTAACAATTAG